In the genome of Ensifer adhaerens, one region contains:
- a CDS encoding cytochrome c oxidase assembly protein subunit 15, which translates to MAHVTAIRQQTNKPPEDDRRPLRIWLGLVVLALFALVMVGGATRLTQSGLSITEWKPIHGVVPPLNDQQWQEEFDLYKRIPQYQQMNSDMTLEGFKSIYWWEWAHRLLARSIGLLFFLPFLYFLARGKIERRLRLPLLGIFLLGGLQGAIGWWMVASGLTQLTSVSQYRLAVHLVMACLIFSSTIWIMRGLAPHSSDKAPRGGAVFAAVIAFLALFQIYLGALVAGLHAGLSYNTWPLMDGAIVPGDLFIQKPWWINLFENPKTVQFVHRCGAYLLFAASLAQTVWLFRVARGSTHCRRGIILFVLVTIQAGLGIATLLTQVDLHAALTHQIGALVVLGFAIAHWRGFIGEYSREETRLAAAG; encoded by the coding sequence ATGGCGCATGTCACGGCAATACGACAGCAAACGAACAAGCCTCCGGAGGATGATCGGCGGCCTCTGCGGATCTGGCTCGGTCTTGTCGTGCTCGCCTTGTTTGCCCTCGTCATGGTCGGCGGCGCAACGCGTCTGACGCAGTCGGGCCTTTCCATCACGGAGTGGAAGCCGATCCACGGCGTCGTGCCGCCGCTGAACGACCAGCAATGGCAGGAAGAGTTCGATCTCTACAAGCGCATCCCCCAGTATCAGCAGATGAACTCCGACATGACGCTGGAGGGTTTCAAGAGCATCTATTGGTGGGAATGGGCGCACCGCCTTCTGGCGCGCTCGATTGGCCTGCTTTTCTTCCTGCCGTTCCTCTATTTCCTTGCCAGGGGCAAGATCGAGAGGCGTCTGCGTCTGCCGCTTCTCGGCATCTTTCTCCTCGGCGGACTGCAGGGCGCCATCGGCTGGTGGATGGTCGCCTCCGGCCTGACCCAACTGACCAGTGTCAGCCAATATCGTCTGGCCGTCCATCTGGTCATGGCGTGCCTGATCTTCTCGTCAACGATCTGGATCATGCGCGGCCTTGCGCCGCATTCGTCGGATAAGGCTCCAAGGGGCGGGGCCGTCTTTGCGGCCGTCATCGCCTTCCTCGCGCTCTTCCAGATCTATCTCGGCGCGCTCGTGGCCGGTCTCCATGCGGGGCTTAGCTACAACACCTGGCCGCTGATGGATGGCGCAATCGTCCCCGGCGATCTCTTCATACAGAAGCCTTGGTGGATCAATCTTTTCGAAAATCCGAAGACCGTGCAGTTCGTTCACCGCTGCGGCGCGTATCTGCTCTTTGCGGCATCGCTTGCGCAAACCGTCTGGCTCTTTCGCGTCGCGCGTGGATCGACCCATTGCCGGCGGGGCATCATCCTGTTCGTCCTTGTCACGATCCAGGCGGGTCTCGGCATCGCGACCTTGCTGACCCAGGTCGACCTGCACGCCGCGCTGACCCACCAGATCGGCGCCCTCGTCGTACTCGGCTTCGCGATTGCGCATTGGCGCGGCTTTATCGGGGAATATTCGCGGGAAGAGACGCGGCTGGCGGCAGCCGGGTAG
- a CDS encoding Aromatic ring-opening dioxygenase, catalytic subunit, LigB family — translation MSQKQPVYFIPHGGGPWHVMEGSTRFGGWSDLRSFLETVQGELPEKPKAILAVTAHWDDVGTVTVSTAERPGMLYDYHGFPPHTYQIKYPAPGAPQIAEHVRKVLSDAGIPTEADSQRGYDHGTFVPLMVAFPEAEIPVVQMSIRRDLDPAFHIALGRALAPLRDEGILIVGSGLSYHNMRMFGSTDPGHVDQARAFDAWLKDTLETSDMAERDSRLTHWWDNPAARACHFPTPEHFLPVMVAAGAGGDVAGHQVFQGIVLEKPYSGYRWG, via the coding sequence ATGTCTCAGAAGCAACCGGTATATTTCATTCCTCATGGCGGCGGCCCATGGCACGTCATGGAGGGAAGCACCCGCTTCGGCGGCTGGAGTGACCTCAGGTCGTTTCTCGAAACGGTGCAGGGCGAGTTGCCGGAAAAGCCAAAAGCTATTCTGGCTGTCACAGCCCATTGGGACGATGTCGGCACCGTGACCGTGTCGACAGCTGAAAGACCCGGCATGCTGTATGATTATCACGGCTTTCCGCCCCACACCTATCAGATCAAGTATCCGGCGCCCGGGGCGCCCCAGATTGCTGAACACGTGCGCAAGGTCCTGTCCGATGCCGGCATTCCGACCGAGGCGGATTCGCAGCGTGGCTACGACCATGGAACCTTTGTGCCTCTGATGGTCGCCTTCCCCGAAGCGGAAATTCCGGTCGTCCAGATGTCGATCCGCCGCGATCTCGATCCCGCCTTCCACATTGCGCTTGGACGGGCGCTGGCGCCGCTTCGCGACGAGGGAATATTGATCGTCGGCAGCGGGCTGTCCTATCACAACATGCGGATGTTCGGCTCAACCGACCCAGGTCATGTAGACCAGGCGCGGGCCTTTGATGCATGGCTGAAGGACACGCTCGAAACCTCGGACATGGCCGAACGTGACAGCCGCCTGACGCATTGGTGGGACAATCCCGCCGCGCGCGCCTGCCATTTCCCGACGCCGGAGCATTTCCTGCCGGTCATGGTTGCCGCCGGCGCCGGTGGTGACGTCGCAGGGCATCAGGTCTTCCAGGGGATCGTGCTCGAAAAGCCCTATTCCGGTTATCGCTGGGGCTGA